A section of the Geothermobacter ehrlichii genome encodes:
- the rplA gene encoding 50S ribosomal protein L1, with protein MAVGKKHKEAKAKVDRSRLYQLDEALQLLKETAHANFDETVDLAVRLGVDPRKADQMVRGAVVLPNGLGKSVRVVVFAKGEKAQEATAAGADFVGAEDLVEKIKGGWFDFDTAIATPDMMGTVGKIGKLLGPRGLMPNPKVGTVTFDVGRAVQEAKSGKIEYRVEKAGIVHAPVGKVSFDADKLQGNILALMDALIKAKPSAAKGTYLKKVSISSTMGPGINLDIPALQALVK; from the coding sequence GCTCGCGGCTGTATCAGCTCGACGAGGCCTTGCAGCTGCTGAAGGAAACGGCTCACGCCAACTTCGATGAGACCGTCGATCTGGCTGTACGGCTCGGGGTCGACCCGCGCAAGGCCGACCAGATGGTGCGTGGCGCCGTGGTGCTGCCCAACGGTCTTGGCAAGTCGGTCCGGGTCGTGGTCTTCGCCAAGGGCGAAAAGGCCCAGGAGGCGACGGCCGCGGGGGCCGATTTCGTCGGCGCCGAGGATCTGGTCGAGAAGATCAAGGGTGGCTGGTTCGATTTCGATACGGCCATCGCCACTCCCGACATGATGGGCACCGTCGGCAAGATCGGCAAGCTGCTCGGTCCGCGCGGCCTGATGCCCAACCCCAAGGTCGGGACGGTCACCTTCGATGTCGGCCGCGCCGTGCAGGAGGCCAAGTCGGGCAAGATCGAGTACCGCGTCGAGAAGGCCGGCATCGTGCACGCTCCGGTGGGCAAGGTTTCCTTTGACGCCGACAAGCTCCAGGGCAACATCCTGGCGCTGATGGATGCACTGATCAAGGCTAAGCCGAGCGCCGCCAAGGGAACCTACCTGAAGAAGGTGAGCATTTCGAGCACCATGGGGCCTGGAATCAACCTCGACATTCCGGCTCTGCAGGCCTTGGTAAAGTAA